One Actinospica robiniae DSM 44927 genomic region harbors:
- a CDS encoding S1C family serine protease, which yields MTETPEHPSTPEPDRAADQEAELVPAAVLPQHGDPLAPEAPAPAPAANPAPAPAANPSAQSVAGQSWAIQPAPADLAPPQTGAPAPAYPQQPYPAQQQPYAAPQAQPQQPQPQHAPYPGQPQPQGNPYIAQQPQPQSYSAPQPQPQPQPQPQQPAAYPSQPLPASPSQPASGAPLPAAGASGGGDGTTPSWATPAVGGLPPYGEGPAPLVFEPASRNSKNRTLITAAVVAALVGGGVGAGISYAMRDDSGNAVTSSVNTSGLDTGSDNASAVTAVAKKVLPSVVTITVAPNSSNSSSGGDIGTGIILNSTGEILTNNHVVSTAAAGGYTITVTFDGGANAQAKIVDRDPTSDLAVIQASNVKDLTPATLGDSTSVQIGQEVVAIGAPLGMSNTVTSGIISALDRPVIPESDSGSGQSSPSTSVTALDAIQTDAAINPGNSGGPLIDMNGAVIGIDSAIASTGSNDLGGSGESGSIGLGFAIPISQAKPVIQELEAKQTPTHAVLGVSVQDAAVTATHTGAMLSQITSGGAAANAGLKSGDEVIAIDAQQIDGSDALEAAVHSYRPGTSVKITYIRDGQTSTANVTLASAVDSTS from the coding sequence ATGACCGAGACGCCAGAGCACCCCTCCACCCCCGAGCCGGACCGGGCAGCCGACCAGGAAGCCGAGCTGGTGCCGGCCGCCGTACTGCCGCAGCACGGCGACCCCCTGGCGCCGGAGGCCCCGGCCCCGGCCCCGGCCGCGAACCCGGCCCCGGCTCCGGCCGCGAACCCCTCCGCCCAGTCCGTCGCCGGGCAGAGCTGGGCCATCCAGCCCGCCCCCGCGGACCTCGCGCCGCCGCAGACGGGTGCGCCGGCGCCGGCCTACCCGCAGCAGCCCTACCCGGCGCAGCAGCAGCCGTACGCCGCCCCGCAGGCTCAGCCGCAGCAGCCGCAGCCGCAGCACGCGCCGTACCCGGGCCAGCCGCAGCCGCAGGGCAACCCGTACATCGCGCAGCAGCCGCAGCCGCAGTCCTACTCGGCGCCCCAGCCGCAGCCTCAGCCCCAGCCCCAGCCCCAGCAGCCGGCGGCGTACCCGAGCCAGCCGCTGCCGGCCTCGCCGAGCCAGCCCGCGTCCGGCGCCCCGCTCCCGGCCGCCGGCGCCTCGGGCGGCGGCGACGGAACCACGCCGTCCTGGGCCACGCCGGCCGTCGGCGGGCTCCCGCCCTACGGCGAGGGCCCCGCGCCGCTGGTCTTCGAGCCGGCCTCGCGCAACTCCAAGAACCGCACGCTGATCACCGCGGCCGTGGTCGCCGCCCTGGTCGGCGGCGGTGTGGGCGCCGGCATCAGCTACGCGATGCGCGACGACTCGGGCAACGCCGTGACCTCCTCGGTCAACACCAGCGGCCTGGACACCGGGTCGGACAACGCCAGCGCCGTCACCGCCGTGGCCAAGAAGGTGCTCCCGTCCGTGGTGACCATCACCGTGGCGCCGAACTCCTCGAACTCCTCCAGCGGCGGGGACATCGGCACCGGGATCATCCTGAACTCCACCGGCGAGATCCTGACCAACAACCACGTCGTGTCCACCGCGGCCGCCGGCGGCTACACCATCACCGTCACCTTCGACGGCGGCGCCAACGCCCAGGCCAAGATCGTGGACCGGGACCCGACCAGCGACCTCGCCGTGATCCAGGCCTCGAACGTCAAGGACCTGACCCCGGCCACGCTCGGCGACTCCACCTCGGTGCAGATCGGCCAGGAGGTCGTGGCCATCGGCGCGCCGCTTGGCATGTCCAACACGGTCACCAGCGGCATCATCTCAGCGCTCGACCGCCCGGTGATCCCCGAGTCCGACAGCGGCTCGGGCCAGTCCAGCCCGTCCACCTCGGTCACCGCGCTGGACGCGATCCAGACCGACGCGGCGATCAACCCCGGCAACTCCGGCGGCCCGCTGATCGACATGAACGGCGCCGTCATCGGGATCGACTCGGCGATCGCCAGCACCGGCTCGAACGACCTCGGCGGCAGCGGCGAGAGCGGCTCGATCGGCCTGGGCTTCGCCATCCCGATCTCGCAGGCCAAGCCGGTGATCCAGGAGCTCGAGGCCAAGCAGACCCCGACGCACGCGGTGCTCGGCGTCTCGGTGCAGGACGCGGCCGTCACGGCCACGCACACCGGCGCGATGCTCTCCCAGATCACCTCGGGCGGAGCGGCCGCGAACGCCGGCCTGAAGTCCGGCGACGAGGTCATCGCGATCGACGCCCAGCAGATCGACGGCTCGGACGCGCTGGAGGCCGCGGTTCACTCGTATCGGCCCGGTACTAGTGTCAAGATCACTTACATCCGCGACGGACAGACCAGCACGGCCAACGTGACCCTGGCCTCCGCGGTCGACTCCACCAGCTGA
- a CDS encoding response regulator transcription factor → MRILVVDDDQAVRDSLRRSLAFNGYDVELAADGLAALESIARNRPDAVVLDVMMPRLDGLEACRRLRSAGEDLPILVLTARDAVSDRVAGLDAGADDYLPKPFALEELLARLRALLRRTQPAYAADSGQLSFADLTLDPLAREVTRGERTVRLTRTEFNLLELLMRHPRQVLTRSQILEEVWGFDFPTTANSLEVYVGYLRRKTEAEGEPRLIHTVRGIGYALRETAP, encoded by the coding sequence ATGCGGATTCTTGTGGTGGACGACGACCAGGCGGTCCGGGACTCCTTGCGTCGCTCCCTCGCGTTCAACGGCTACGACGTGGAACTCGCCGCCGACGGCCTCGCCGCGCTCGAGTCGATCGCGCGCAACCGTCCCGACGCGGTGGTGCTGGACGTGATGATGCCGCGCCTCGACGGGCTCGAGGCCTGCCGGCGGCTGCGCTCGGCCGGTGAGGACCTGCCGATCCTCGTGCTCACCGCGCGGGACGCCGTCTCCGACCGGGTCGCCGGGCTCGACGCCGGCGCCGACGACTACCTGCCCAAGCCCTTCGCGCTCGAGGAGCTGCTGGCCCGCCTGCGGGCGCTGCTGCGGCGCACCCAGCCCGCCTACGCGGCGGACAGCGGTCAGCTCAGCTTCGCCGACCTGACCCTCGACCCGCTGGCCCGCGAGGTCACCCGGGGCGAGCGCACGGTGCGGCTGACCCGGACCGAGTTCAACCTGCTCGAACTGCTCATGCGCCACCCCCGGCAGGTGCTGACGCGCTCTCAGATCCTCGAGGAGGTCTGGGGGTTCGACTTCCCGACCACCGCGAATTCGCTCGAAGTGTACGTGGGCTACCTGCGGCGCAAGACCGAGGCCGAGGGCGAGCCCCGCCTCATCCACACGGTGCGCGGCATCGGCTACGCCCTGCGCGAGACGGCGCCATGA
- a CDS encoding sensor histidine kinase, giving the protein MSASPFEAPPAAKQNAVGRWLGRRSFRSRITMLVVVAVGLSVALGSLISYIAISHAVTASLDNDLKQKTALINGSVLNDPRYLTSPNPNVSSSSSNTLVLAGARLTIVLNTGAAIVPVTATLNGDQSTPNVQPVAPYGDPEVQVAQRARASSLRTIAYQGVNYRVYAVPDANPAVDGAAVVVALPLTETEATLSTVATISIVVGLIGIAIAAAAGFAIGRAALRPIEQLSRATEYIAHTGDLRSLPVTGDDELAQLTRNFNTMLEALARSQDHQKRLVADAGHELRTPLTSMRTNLDLLAQVMASPDDARLPQEERIALMNDVRAQMEELSVLIADLVELSRDERPSHAVERLDLRDVIERASERVQRRAPGLTYDLRLAPWYLDGDAASLERLVTNLMDNAAKWSPEDGTVTVTLSEGLLQVADQGPGIAEADLTHVFERFYRSPEARATPGSGLGLAIVRQIAENHGGRVAAARAPGGGALLGVWLPGSPVSGQLPSSAS; this is encoded by the coding sequence ATGAGCGCTTCCCCCTTCGAGGCCCCGCCCGCGGCGAAGCAGAACGCGGTGGGCCGGTGGCTCGGCCGGCGTTCCTTCCGTTCCCGGATAACCATGCTGGTGGTCGTCGCGGTCGGGCTCTCCGTGGCCCTCGGCTCGCTGATCAGCTACATCGCGATCAGCCACGCCGTGACGGCGAGCCTGGACAACGATCTGAAGCAGAAGACGGCGTTGATCAACGGCTCCGTCCTCAACGATCCCCGATACCTCACCAGCCCGAACCCCAACGTCTCCTCCTCGTCCTCGAACACCTTGGTGCTGGCGGGCGCGCGGCTGACGATCGTGCTGAACACCGGCGCCGCCATCGTCCCGGTGACGGCGACGCTCAACGGCGACCAGTCCACGCCGAACGTGCAGCCCGTCGCCCCCTACGGCGACCCGGAAGTCCAGGTCGCTCAGCGCGCCCGGGCTTCGTCCCTGCGCACCATCGCCTACCAGGGCGTCAACTACCGCGTCTACGCCGTGCCGGATGCGAATCCGGCCGTGGACGGCGCGGCGGTGGTGGTCGCCCTCCCGCTGACCGAGACCGAGGCGACGCTCAGCACCGTGGCCACGATCTCGATCGTGGTCGGCCTGATCGGCATCGCCATCGCCGCGGCCGCGGGCTTCGCCATCGGCCGGGCGGCGCTGCGGCCGATCGAGCAGCTCTCCCGGGCCACCGAGTACATCGCGCACACCGGAGACCTGCGCTCACTGCCGGTCACCGGGGATGACGAGCTCGCCCAGCTCACCCGCAACTTCAACACCATGCTCGAGGCACTGGCCCGTTCGCAGGACCATCAGAAACGCCTGGTCGCGGACGCCGGGCACGAGCTGCGTACCCCGCTGACCTCCATGCGCACCAACCTCGACCTGCTCGCCCAGGTCATGGCGTCGCCGGACGACGCGCGGCTGCCGCAGGAGGAGCGCATCGCGCTGATGAACGACGTGCGGGCGCAGATGGAGGAGCTGTCCGTGCTGATCGCGGACCTGGTGGAGCTCTCCCGAGACGAGCGGCCCTCGCACGCGGTCGAGCGGCTGGACCTGCGCGACGTGATCGAGCGTGCGTCCGAACGGGTGCAGCGCCGGGCACCGGGGCTCACCTACGACCTCCGTCTGGCCCCTTGGTACCTGGACGGCGACGCCGCTTCGCTGGAGCGGCTGGTGACGAACCTGATGGACAACGCGGCGAAGTGGTCGCCCGAGGACGGCACCGTGACGGTGACGCTCAGTGAAGGCCTGCTGCAGGTGGCCGACCAGGGGCCGGGCATCGCCGAGGCGGACCTGACGCACGTGTTCGAGCGTTTCTACCGGTCGCCCGAGGCCCGGGCCACGCCGGGATCAGGGCTCGGGCTGGCGATCGTCCGCCAGATCGCGGAGAACCACGGCGGTCGCGTGGCCGCGGCTCGCGCCCCGGGCGGCGGCGCGCTGCTCGGCGTCTGGCTGCCGGGTTCGCCGGTGTCCGGGCAACTGCCGTCGTCGGCGTCCTGA